In a single window of the Saccharothrix australiensis genome:
- a CDS encoding short chain dehydrogenase, translating into MKIMLIGASGTLGSAVHRTLADRGHDVLTVGRGAGALRADVSDPAGVAALYDAAGPLDAVACAAGDVPFKPLSALTADDFHAGLRGKVLSQVELVRQGVSRIAERGSFTLVTGVLAREPIVAGSVASLANGAIEAFVRAAAIEIAPQRVNAVSPTIVTESVPDYGDFFRGMPSVDLADVARAYVRSIEGAQTGQVFIP; encoded by the coding sequence ATGAAGATCATGCTCATCGGCGCTTCCGGCACGCTCGGCTCGGCGGTCCACCGGACCCTCGCCGACCGCGGCCACGACGTGCTCACCGTCGGCCGGGGCGCGGGCGCGCTGCGCGCCGACGTCTCCGACCCGGCCGGGGTCGCCGCCCTGTACGACGCGGCGGGCCCGCTGGACGCCGTGGCCTGCGCGGCGGGCGACGTGCCGTTCAAGCCGCTGTCCGCGCTGACCGCCGACGACTTCCACGCGGGACTCCGCGGCAAGGTGCTCAGCCAGGTCGAGCTGGTGCGGCAAGGGGTGTCCCGCATCGCGGAACGCGGCTCGTTCACCCTCGTCACGGGGGTGCTCGCGCGCGAGCCGATCGTGGCGGGCAGCGTCGCGTCGCTGGCCAACGGCGCGATCGAGGCGTTCGTGCGCGCCGCCGCCATCGAGATCGCGCCTCAGCGGGTGAACGCCGTGAGCCCCACCATCGTCACCGAGAGCGTGCCCGACTACGGCGACTTCTTCCGCGGCATGCCGTCGGTCGACCTGGCGGACGTCGCGCGGGCGTACGTGCGGTCGATCGAAGGCGCGCAGACCGGCCAGGTCTTCATCCCGTAG
- a CDS encoding helix-turn-helix domain-containing protein, with protein sequence MNPRTPARAADVAPLFDGSRLTLARKLAGLRKSDLAGRVDKSPTAVAAWESGAKRPTAATVARLALSLSVDPGFFAVRADDVAALSTTPHFRSLRSTSQLARDQAFAYGQVAVDVATSLERHVEFPERDVPSLPVAVDDPDGDGPERAARLVRARWGIGPGPVGHLVRLLENHGVLVVFSPPQAASVDAYSFDSALRPVVVLNPVKHDYYRQRFDVAHELGHLVMHGDAEPGSRVVEDQAHRFAAELLMPADEIRDLLPASMGGAVWQSLARLKERWGVSIQALLYRARWLGRLGDVSYRNAMATISARGWRRGEPGLVAAIEQPSLLPRAVELLAQEGVDDGLLVQQCRVPVDLFRTVTARAPDLRVPAADTTRARVVSILDRPPTG encoded by the coding sequence GTGAACCCACGCACGCCCGCGCGGGCGGCGGATGTCGCCCCGCTGTTCGACGGATCCCGACTGACGCTGGCCAGGAAGCTCGCGGGGCTGCGCAAGAGCGACCTCGCGGGCCGGGTCGACAAGAGCCCGACCGCGGTCGCCGCGTGGGAGTCCGGCGCGAAGCGCCCGACCGCCGCGACGGTGGCGCGACTGGCGCTGAGCCTGTCGGTCGACCCCGGCTTCTTCGCGGTGCGCGCCGACGACGTGGCGGCCCTGAGCACCACGCCGCACTTCCGCTCGCTGCGCTCCACCAGCCAGCTCGCCCGCGACCAGGCGTTCGCCTACGGGCAGGTGGCGGTCGACGTGGCCACCAGCCTGGAACGCCACGTCGAGTTCCCCGAGCGGGACGTGCCGAGCCTGCCGGTGGCGGTGGACGACCCGGACGGCGACGGCCCCGAGCGCGCCGCGCGGCTGGTCCGCGCGCGGTGGGGCATCGGGCCCGGCCCGGTCGGGCACCTGGTGCGGCTGCTGGAGAACCACGGCGTGCTGGTGGTGTTCAGCCCGCCGCAGGCGGCGTCGGTGGACGCGTACTCGTTCGACAGCGCGCTGCGCCCGGTGGTCGTGCTCAACCCGGTCAAGCACGACTACTACCGGCAGCGGTTCGACGTGGCGCACGAGCTCGGCCACCTCGTCATGCACGGCGACGCCGAGCCGGGCAGCCGCGTCGTGGAGGACCAGGCGCACCGGTTCGCGGCCGAGCTGCTGATGCCCGCCGACGAGATCCGCGACCTGCTGCCCGCCTCGATGGGCGGCGCGGTGTGGCAGTCGCTGGCGCGGCTGAAGGAGCGGTGGGGCGTGAGCATCCAGGCGCTGCTCTACCGCGCCCGGTGGCTGGGCCGGCTCGGCGACGTGTCCTACCGCAACGCCATGGCGACCATCTCCGCGCGCGGCTGGCGGCGCGGCGAACCGGGCCTGGTGGCCGCGATCGAGCAGCCGTCCCTGCTGCCGAGGGCGGTCGAGCTGCTGGCGCAGGAGGGCGTCGACGACGGCCTGCTGGTCCAGCAGTGCCGGGTGCCCGTCGACCTGTTCCGCACCGTCACGGCCCGTGCGCCCGACCTGCGCGTCCCGGCGGCGGACACCACCCGCGCGCGGGTGGTGTCCATCCTGGACCGGCCGCCTACGGGGTGA
- a CDS encoding catalase yields the protein MASDDLSHDRKQEQLDAYRVDPAGTRLTTDQGVLVDHTDDYLTVGERGPTLLEDFHAREKITRFDHERIPERVVHARGAGAYGFFQAYDTSLAEFTCARFLTDPALRTPVFVRFSTVAGSRGSADTVRDVRGFATKFYTEQGNYDLVANNMPVFFIQDGIKFPDFVHAVKPEPHNEIPQAQSAHDTFWDFVSLQPESLHMVMWLMSDRALPRSYRMMQGFGVHTFRLVNADGRGTFVKFHWKPALGTHSLLWEECQQLAGADPDFNRRDLWEAIESGQYPEWELGVQLVPESDEFAFDFDLLDATKIIPEEQVPVRPVGRLVLDRNPQNFFAETEQVAFHTANIVPGIDFTNDPLLQARNFSYLDTQLIRLGGPNFAQIPVNRPVTPVTNNNRDGYHQTQIPAGRTAYTKNSLGGGCPAIAGDFPEVFKHYQEKVEGHKIRRRAASFQDFYSQATLFWNSMSEVEREHIVDAFRFELGKCADTGVRERVVERLNAVDHGLARLVAQGIGVTPPEQEVTPNHGRSSPALSQLLAPTDSIATRKVAALVADGVDAVGLGRVADALRERGAVVELIGPVDGAVADADGGQVPVDRGINTVASGFFDAVLVPCGPDVVRALSGDGRVARFVNEAFRHGKAIAAFGGGVDVLGAAGLRGVRVAATDETSVVAEHGVVTTAAAAGDLGDDFGAAFASEIALHRAWDRPKLP from the coding sequence TTGGCTTCCGACGACCTGTCCCACGACCGCAAGCAGGAGCAGCTCGACGCCTACCGGGTCGACCCGGCGGGCACGCGGCTGACCACCGACCAGGGCGTGCTGGTCGACCACACGGACGACTACCTCACCGTCGGCGAGCGCGGGCCGACCCTGCTGGAGGACTTCCACGCCCGCGAGAAGATCACCAGGTTCGACCACGAGCGCATCCCCGAGCGGGTGGTGCACGCGCGCGGCGCCGGTGCGTACGGCTTCTTCCAGGCGTACGACACCTCGCTCGCCGAGTTCACCTGCGCCCGGTTCCTCACCGACCCGGCGCTGCGGACGCCGGTGTTCGTGCGGTTCTCCACCGTCGCCGGGTCGCGCGGTTCGGCGGACACGGTGCGCGACGTCCGCGGTTTCGCCACCAAGTTCTACACCGAGCAGGGCAATTACGACCTGGTCGCGAACAACATGCCGGTGTTCTTCATCCAGGACGGCATCAAGTTCCCGGACTTCGTGCACGCGGTGAAACCCGAGCCGCACAACGAGATCCCGCAGGCCCAGTCCGCGCACGACACGTTCTGGGACTTCGTGTCGCTCCAGCCCGAGTCGCTGCACATGGTGATGTGGCTGATGTCCGACCGGGCGCTGCCGCGCAGCTACCGGATGATGCAGGGATTCGGCGTGCACACGTTCCGGCTGGTGAACGCCGACGGCCGGGGCACGTTCGTGAAGTTCCACTGGAAGCCCGCGCTGGGCACCCACTCCCTGCTGTGGGAGGAGTGCCAGCAGCTCGCGGGCGCGGACCCGGACTTCAACCGGCGCGACCTGTGGGAGGCCATCGAGTCCGGCCAGTACCCGGAGTGGGAGCTGGGCGTGCAGCTGGTTCCCGAGTCCGACGAGTTCGCGTTCGACTTCGACCTGCTGGACGCGACGAAGATCATCCCGGAGGAGCAGGTGCCGGTGCGGCCGGTCGGCCGGCTGGTGCTGGACCGGAACCCGCAGAACTTCTTCGCCGAGACCGAGCAGGTGGCCTTCCACACCGCCAACATCGTGCCCGGCATCGACTTCACCAACGACCCGCTGCTCCAGGCGCGCAACTTCTCCTACCTGGACACCCAGCTGATCCGGCTGGGCGGGCCGAACTTCGCCCAGATCCCGGTGAACCGGCCGGTCACGCCGGTGACGAACAACAACCGCGACGGCTACCACCAGACCCAGATCCCGGCCGGGCGCACCGCCTACACCAAGAACTCCCTCGGCGGCGGCTGCCCGGCGATCGCGGGCGACTTCCCGGAGGTGTTCAAGCACTACCAGGAGAAGGTCGAGGGCCACAAGATCCGCCGGCGCGCGGCGAGCTTCCAGGACTTCTACAGCCAGGCCACGCTGTTCTGGAACAGCATGTCCGAGGTGGAGCGCGAGCACATCGTGGACGCGTTCCGGTTCGAGCTGGGCAAGTGCGCCGACACCGGGGTCCGCGAGCGGGTGGTCGAGCGGCTCAACGCCGTCGACCACGGCCTGGCCCGGCTGGTCGCGCAGGGCATCGGCGTGACGCCGCCCGAGCAGGAGGTGACGCCCAACCACGGGCGCAGCTCGCCCGCGCTCAGCCAGCTCCTCGCGCCGACCGACTCCATCGCGACGCGCAAGGTCGCGGCCCTGGTCGCGGACGGCGTGGACGCGGTCGGCCTGGGGCGGGTGGCGGACGCGCTGCGCGAGCGCGGCGCGGTCGTGGAGCTGATCGGGCCCGTCGACGGCGCGGTGGCCGACGCGGACGGCGGGCAGGTGCCCGTCGACCGGGGCATCAACACCGTCGCGTCCGGCTTCTTCGACGCGGTGCTCGTGCCGTGCGGCCCGGACGTGGTGCGGGCCCTGTCCGGTGACGGGCGGGTCGCGCGGTTCGTGAACGAGGCGTTCCGGCACGGCAAGGCGATCGCCGCGTTCGGCGGCGGCGTGGACGTGCTGGGCGCGGCGGGGCTGCGCGGCGTGCGCGTCGCCGCGACCGACGAGACGTCGGTGGTCGCCGAGCACGGCGTGGTCACCACGGCGGCGGCGGCCGGCGACCTGGGCGACGACTTCGGCGCGGCGTTCGCGTCCGAGATCGCGCTGCACCGCGCCTGGGACCGGCCGAAGCTGCCCTGA
- a CDS encoding sigma-70 family RNA polymerase sigma factor, producing the protein MIGQPDEHEVERWLTADPAALRHDLDRALRPEVGPHPSPPPSDVELVEAVRGGAVQAYGRLYERHVRAARNLARSLVRSEAEADDLVSEAFAKVLGTLRSGGGPESAFRPYLLTALRHAAYDRARRDRRLRLADDVAAVPEVERTTSVPFQDPALAMLERSLASRAFASLPERWQAVLWHTEIEGQSPAEVAPRLGLTTNGVSALAHRAREGLRKAYLQAHLARSPSGRCRATVAKLGAWTRRGLARRETTQVEAHLDRCDDCRALADELADVNGTLRAFVAPLVLGPGAAGYLAATAGPAKAGVAAATGAGAAAHSATSTAQWLGAAASATAVVLATTLGVGPGPEPVRPPAAAPTPASPHPTTGPGAATTTAPAASTAATPGAAASTTATAPTGTSGTTDAPGAPGAPGASERQPPGTSAAPPSAAEPLAPVVPAGFALPTGGPPTEFPVTLRNTGSGGAPAPTLVLALPDGVRVVGPGGNLVAGPLVRFDGAADRRVGCPAGQGSVTCAADQGLAAGASVTFVFRLLAGPKAVGGTISGTVTAGALPATRITVPVTITPKK; encoded by the coding sequence GTGATCGGGCAGCCCGACGAGCACGAGGTCGAACGGTGGCTGACCGCCGACCCGGCCGCGCTGCGCCACGACCTCGACCGGGCGCTCCGACCGGAGGTCGGCCCGCACCCGTCCCCGCCGCCCTCCGACGTCGAGCTGGTCGAAGCGGTGCGCGGCGGCGCGGTCCAGGCGTACGGGCGGTTGTACGAGCGCCACGTGCGCGCCGCGCGCAACCTCGCCCGGAGCCTGGTCCGCTCCGAGGCCGAGGCGGACGACCTGGTCTCGGAGGCGTTCGCCAAGGTGCTCGGCACGCTGCGGTCGGGCGGCGGCCCGGAGTCGGCGTTCCGCCCCTACCTGCTCACCGCGCTGCGGCACGCCGCCTACGACCGGGCGCGGCGGGACCGCAGGCTGCGGCTGGCCGACGACGTGGCGGCCGTCCCGGAGGTCGAGCGGACCACCAGCGTGCCGTTCCAGGACCCGGCGCTGGCGATGCTGGAGCGCTCGCTCGCGTCGCGGGCGTTCGCCAGCCTGCCCGAGCGCTGGCAGGCCGTGCTGTGGCACACCGAGATCGAGGGCCAGTCGCCCGCCGAGGTCGCACCGCGGCTGGGGCTGACCACCAACGGTGTGTCGGCGTTGGCGCACCGGGCCCGCGAGGGCCTGCGGAAGGCGTACCTCCAGGCGCACCTGGCGCGCAGCCCCTCCGGCCGCTGCCGGGCCACCGTCGCGAAGCTGGGCGCGTGGACGCGCCGCGGCCTCGCCCGGCGGGAGACCACGCAGGTCGAGGCGCACCTGGACCGGTGCGACGACTGCCGCGCGCTGGCCGACGAGCTGGCCGACGTCAACGGGACGCTGCGCGCGTTCGTCGCGCCGCTGGTGCTGGGTCCGGGCGCGGCGGGCTACCTGGCGGCGACCGCGGGCCCGGCGAAGGCGGGCGTCGCCGCGGCGACCGGCGCGGGCGCGGCGGCCCACTCGGCCACGTCGACGGCGCAGTGGCTCGGCGCGGCGGCCTCCGCGACGGCGGTGGTGCTGGCGACCACCCTGGGCGTCGGGCCCGGTCCCGAGCCGGTCCGGCCGCCGGCCGCCGCGCCGACGCCCGCCTCGCCGCACCCGACGACCGGGCCGGGCGCGGCGACGACCACCGCGCCCGCCGCGTCGACCGCCGCCACCCCGGGCGCCGCGGCGTCCACCACCGCGACCGCGCCCACCGGCACGTCCGGCACGACCGACGCGCCCGGCGCGCCCGGCGCGCCCGGCGCGTCGGAGCGTCAGCCGCCCGGCACTTCCGCCGCGCCACCTTCGGCGGCCGAACCGCTCGCGCCGGTCGTGCCCGCCGGTTTCGCGCTGCCCACCGGCGGGCCGCCTACCGAGTTCCCCGTGACGCTGCGCAACACCGGCTCCGGCGGCGCGCCGGCGCCGACGCTGGTGCTGGCGCTGCCCGACGGGGTGCGGGTGGTCGGTCCCGGCGGCAACCTGGTGGCCGGGCCGCTGGTGCGGTTCGACGGCGCGGCCGACCGCCGGGTCGGGTGCCCGGCCGGCCAGGGCTCCGTCACCTGCGCGGCCGACCAGGGCCTCGCCGCCGGCGCGTCGGTGACGTTCGTGTTCCGCCTGCTCGCCGGCCCGAAGGCGGTCGGCGGCACGATCAGCGGCACGGTCACGGCGGGCGCGCTCCCGGCGACGCGGATCACGGTGCCGGTCACGATCACCCCGAAGAAGTGA
- a CDS encoding flavin monoamine oxidase family protein — MPDSSAPRRRIVVVGAGMAGLTAGLLLKEAGHDVTILEGQNRLGGRILTHRGFAGDMYGEFGAMRFPQQHPLVSWLIEDKFGLATQPFPMYDEDTFVYLQGKGVRRRDFRGEEFTFDLSPAEADKAPHELLRHTVQPLVDVMEQEDEDKAWHRLLHEYDKYTLLGYLKERGLGDGALAMLGPLFNLEGRYHFSLVEWFSHYYEDVFGQLVYIEDGADSLPRAFEPYLMDDIRLGALVHAVDQSDTEVRVHFRAGRRSHEVVADECLVTVPFASLRHMEVQGLDPDKWYAIRNTYYGRAHKLFMQFSERWWESAYGITHGLTVTDLAIRNIVYPPAGQDTRFRKGVMIASYCWEQDSMPYTPLAGDECVAQALEDLTKIHPEARDTFEFGVYKDWALDWFACGIGPLFRAYEMSEASYDDVIRPVNRVWFANDACDRRHRRWVEGALKAAVKNAYAIHTGMRDEMPWRD; from the coding sequence TTGCCGGACAGTTCCGCGCCGCGTCGGCGGATCGTCGTCGTGGGCGCGGGAATGGCCGGCCTGACCGCCGGTCTGCTGTTGAAGGAAGCCGGCCACGACGTCACCATCCTGGAAGGCCAGAACCGGCTGGGCGGGCGGATCCTCACGCACCGCGGGTTCGCCGGCGACATGTACGGCGAGTTCGGCGCGATGCGCTTCCCGCAACAGCACCCGCTGGTCTCGTGGCTCATCGAGGACAAGTTCGGGCTGGCCACCCAACCGTTCCCGATGTACGACGAGGACACGTTCGTCTACCTCCAGGGAAAAGGGGTGCGCCGCCGCGATTTCCGGGGCGAGGAGTTCACCTTCGACCTGTCGCCCGCCGAAGCCGACAAAGCGCCGCACGAACTGCTCCGGCACACCGTCCAGCCGCTCGTCGACGTCATGGAGCAGGAGGACGAGGACAAGGCGTGGCACCGCCTGCTCCACGAGTACGACAAGTACACGCTGCTGGGCTACCTGAAGGAGCGGGGGCTCGGCGACGGCGCGCTGGCGATGCTGGGCCCGCTGTTCAACCTGGAGGGCCGCTACCACTTCTCGCTGGTCGAGTGGTTCTCGCACTACTACGAGGACGTGTTCGGCCAACTGGTGTACATCGAGGACGGCGCGGACTCGCTGCCCAGGGCGTTCGAGCCGTACCTGATGGACGACATCCGGCTGGGCGCGCTCGTGCACGCGGTCGACCAGTCGGACACCGAGGTCCGGGTGCACTTCCGGGCGGGCCGCCGGTCGCACGAGGTCGTCGCCGACGAGTGCCTGGTGACGGTGCCGTTCGCGAGCCTGCGGCACATGGAGGTCCAGGGCCTCGACCCGGACAAGTGGTACGCGATCCGCAACACCTACTACGGGCGCGCGCACAAGCTGTTCATGCAGTTCAGCGAGCGGTGGTGGGAGAGCGCGTACGGCATCACGCACGGGCTGACGGTCACCGACCTGGCGATCCGCAACATCGTCTACCCGCCGGCCGGCCAGGACACCCGGTTCCGCAAGGGGGTGATGATCGCGTCCTACTGCTGGGAGCAGGACAGCATGCCGTACACGCCGCTGGCCGGCGACGAGTGCGTGGCCCAGGCGCTGGAGGACCTGACCAAGATCCACCCGGAGGCGCGGGACACCTTCGAGTTCGGCGTCTACAAGGACTGGGCGCTCGACTGGTTCGCCTGCGGCATCGGGCCGCTGTTCCGGGCGTACGAGATGAGCGAGGCGTCCTATGACGACGTCATCCGACCGGTGAACCGGGTGTGGTTCGCCAACGACGCGTGCGACCGCCGCCACCGGCGGTGGGTGGAGGGCGCGTTGAAGGCGGCCGTCAAGAACGCCTACGCCATCCACACCGGCATGCGCGACGAGATGCCGTGGCGGGACTGA
- a CDS encoding SDR family NAD(P)-dependent oxidoreductase: protein MGSIEGKVALVTGAGSGIGEAVARRLDAEGARVAALDVDSTGAELTAGLLTRGMAVVADVADSAQVDEAVRTVVETYGRLDILVNNAGIRGGQEADDAFGRLAARLAEAESGAPETMLDATVNISDDAWHRMLGVHLDGTFYGTRAALRHMERGGVIVNVSSICGLTGCAHIPHYSAAKAGIEGFTRAVARDVAPRGIRVNCVAPGYIDTPLGDVMAPVVRRDLERQISLGRFGLPAEIASAVAFLVGPDGTYVTGQTLSPNGGFVMS, encoded by the coding sequence ATGGGCAGCATCGAGGGGAAAGTGGCGCTGGTGACCGGCGCCGGTTCGGGCATCGGCGAAGCGGTCGCCCGCCGGTTGGACGCCGAGGGCGCGCGGGTGGCTGCGCTGGACGTGGACTCGACCGGGGCCGAGCTGACCGCGGGCCTGCTGACGCGCGGCATGGCGGTGGTCGCGGACGTCGCCGACTCCGCGCAGGTCGACGAGGCGGTGCGGACGGTCGTCGAGACCTACGGCCGGCTCGACATCCTGGTCAACAACGCGGGCATCCGCGGCGGGCAGGAGGCCGACGACGCGTTCGGGCGGCTCGCGGCGCGGCTCGCGGAGGCGGAGTCCGGCGCGCCGGAGACGATGCTGGACGCGACGGTGAACATCAGCGACGACGCGTGGCACCGGATGCTCGGCGTCCACCTGGACGGCACCTTCTACGGCACCCGCGCCGCGCTGCGCCACATGGAGCGCGGCGGCGTGATCGTGAACGTGTCCTCCATCTGCGGCCTGACCGGCTGCGCGCACATCCCGCACTACTCGGCGGCCAAGGCCGGCATCGAGGGCTTCACCAGGGCGGTGGCCCGCGACGTCGCGCCGCGTGGAATCCGGGTGAACTGCGTGGCGCCCGGTTACATCGACACGCCGCTGGGCGACGTGATGGCGCCGGTCGTGCGGCGCGACTTGGAGCGGCAGATCTCGTTGGGCCGGTTCGGCCTGCCGGCGGAGATCGCGTCGGCGGTGGCGTTCCTGGTCGGTCCGGACGGCACCTACGTGACCGGGCAGACGTTGAGCCCCAACGGCGGGTTCGTGATGAGCTGA